DNA sequence from the Acidobacteriota bacterium genome:
GTACAGATCGTGCCGAACGATGTAGTCGGCGACCGCGCGCGGGAGCAGGTGATCGAGCGGCTCGCGCCGGACAAGGCGCCGGCGGATTTCGGACGACGAGACGTCACGCGTGCCGGCATCGACCAGCCAGATGGCGGGCGCGCCCTCGGCGGGTGGGCGCCCGGCCTGCATACGGCCGGCCAACTCCGGCATCCGTTCGCGGAGCGGCGCCCCGGTGGCGTCGGGGCGCGAGACGACGACGAAGTGACCCCGGTCGAGAAGCGCCGGATAGTCGTACCACTGCCCGATGTCGGCGAACGCGTCGCTGCCGAGAACGAAGAACAGCCGCGAGGGGTCGTGCCCCTGCTCGTCGGCAAGGCGTCGCAGCGTGACCGACGTGTACGACGGACCAGGCGCGCGCAACTCGAAGTCGCTCGCCTGCAACGCTTCGTAGCCGTCGACGGCCAGCGCGACCATCGCCAGCCGGTGGTCGCCGCCGGCCTGATCGAACGGCGTCTTGTGGGGTGGCTCCCGGGAGGGCATCAACCGCACTTCATCCAGCCCAAGCGCCTGCTGCGCCGCGACCGCCGCGTCGAGATGCCCGTAGTGCACCGGATCGAACGTTCCGCCCAGGATCCCGAGCCGCGTCACGCGAATCGCGCCTCCTCTCCGGATCCGTGAATGGTCGACCACATCGCTTCGAGCAGCGCCGGCACCCCGTCGCCGGTCACGGCGGAGATCGGATAGAGGGGAACCGACCGCGCCCGGAGATGACCCTTCAGCCGCGCGAGGCGCTCGTCATCATCGAGCGCGTCCATCTTCGTCGCGGCGGCCAGTTGCGGCTTTCGCGCGAGATCCGGCGCCGGCGCCGTTGCCGTGACGGCGTCGCCGGACGTTCCGCCGGACGTTCCGCCGGGCGTCGCCACCGGCGCGCCGGCGGGAAAGCGCTCCAGCTCGTTGCGGATCGTCTCGAAGTCGTCCACCGGATCGCGCCCGCTGCCGGAAGAGACGTCAATCAGGTGGACGAGCACGCGGGTCCGTTCGAGGTGACGGAGGAAGCGATGTCCCAGGCCATGTCCCTCGTGCGCGCCGGCAATCAGTCCCGGCACGTCGGCCAGGACGAAACTCCGCTCGTCGTCCAGGCTCACTACGCCGAGGTGGGGCGTCAGGGTCGTGAAGGGATAGTCGGCCACCTTGGGACGCGCCGCCGACACGCGGGATATCAGGGTCGACTTCCCCGCATTCGGAAAGCCGACCAGGCCGACATCGGCGAGGAGGGACAGGCGAAGCCGGAGCGCGCGTTGCTCGCCCGGCAGACCTTTCTCCACCTGACGCGGCGCCCGGTTGGTGGAGCTGACGAAGCGCCGGTTGCCCCGCCCGCCCCGTCCGCCCGCCGCGGCCCGCCACGACTCGCCGTCGTCCGTCAGGTCGGCAAGCGGCCCGACGGCGTCGCCATCCTCGTCGATGGCGTAGACGATCGTGCCCGGCGGGACATCCACGTACAGATCGGCGCCGGAGCGGCCGGTCCGGTCGGAGCCCTCGCCATGCGCGCCTCGCTTGGCGCGGCACAGCGGATGGAACTTGAGCGATACCAGCGTATTGAGATGGTTGCAGGCGCGAAGCCAGACCGAACCGCCCCGTCCGCCGTCGCCACCGTCCGGACCGCCGCGCGGGACGAATTTCTCGCGGCGGAAGCTGACACACCCGTTGCCGCCGTCGCCGGCTGCCACGCGGATGTCGACCTCGTCGACGAACATTCGGAACGGATCAGCAGGTGGGGAGACGATCCTCGGCCGGCGCGCGGCAGCGTCCTGTCGTCACGAGGCGTCCAGCGGGAGGACGCTGATGATACGTCCTCGGGAGCCGTGATCCTCGAAGCGAACCCGTCCGCCGACCATCGCGAAGAGCGTGTCGTCCTTGCCGAGGCCGACATTACGGCCCGGACGGAAGCGCCGGCCGCGCTGGCGGACGAGGATGGCGCCGCCCGGCACGACATTCCCGTCGAACCGCTTGACGCCGAGCCGTTGCGCCTGACTGTCGCGGCCGTTCCGTGAACTGCC
Encoded proteins:
- a CDS encoding 50S ribosomal protein L27, with product MAHKKGQGSSRNGRDSQAQRLGVKRFDGNVVPGGAILVRQRGRRFRPGRNVGLGKDDTLFAMVGGRVRFEDHGSRGRIISVLPLDAS
- the nadD gene encoding nicotinate (nicotinamide) nucleotide adenylyltransferase gives rise to the protein MVDHSRIRRGGAIRVTRLGILGGTFDPVHYGHLDAAVAAQQALGLDEVRLMPSREPPHKTPFDQAGGDHRLAMVALAVDGYEALQASDFELRAPGPSYTSVTLRRLADEQGHDPSRLFFVLGSDAFADIGQWYDYPALLDRGHFVVVSRPDATGAPLRERMPELAGRMQAGRPPAEGAPAIWLVDAGTRDVSSSEIRRRLVRREPLDHLLPRAVADYIVRHDLYAAHDNGTDPA
- the obgE gene encoding GTPase ObgE, whose amino-acid sequence is MFVDEVDIRVAAGDGGNGCVSFRREKFVPRGGPDGGDGGRGGSVWLRACNHLNTLVSLKFHPLCRAKRGAHGEGSDRTGRSGADLYVDVPPGTIVYAIDEDGDAVGPLADLTDDGESWRAAAGGRGGRGNRRFVSSTNRAPRQVEKGLPGEQRALRLRLSLLADVGLVGFPNAGKSTLISRVSAARPKVADYPFTTLTPHLGVVSLDDERSFVLADVPGLIAGAHEGHGLGHRFLRHLERTRVLVHLIDVSSGSGRDPVDDFETIRNELERFPAGAPVATPGGTSGGTSGDAVTATAPAPDLARKPQLAAATKMDALDDDERLARLKGHLRARSVPLYPISAVTGDGVPALLEAMWSTIHGSGEEARFA